A section of the Pseudorasbora parva isolate DD20220531a chromosome 2, ASM2467924v1, whole genome shotgun sequence genome encodes:
- the thraa gene encoding thyroid hormone receptor alpha-A isoform X3, producing the protein MEHKEQELNLPEGDETRWPNGVKRKRKNSQCSMKNTSGYVPSYLEKDEPCVVCGDKATGYHYRCITCEGCKGFFRRTIQKNLHPSYSCKYDSCCIIDKITRNQCQLCRFKKCISVGMAIDLVLDDSKRVAKRRLIEENRERRKKEEIVKTLHNRPEPTATEWELIRMVTEAHCHTNAQGPHWKQKRKFLPEDIGQSPAPTPDNDKVDLEAFSEFTKIITPAITRVVDFAKKLPMFSELPCEDQIILLKGCCMEIMSLRAAVRYDPESETLTLSGEMAVSREQLKNGGLGVVSDAIFDLGKSLSQFNLDDSEVALLQAVLLMSSDRCGLTCVEKIEKCQEMYLLAFEHYINHRKHNVSHFWPKLLMKVTNLRMIGACHASRFLHMKVECPTELFPPLFLEVFEDQEV; encoded by the exons GTGGCCGAATGGagtgaaaagaaaaagaaagaatagTCAATGCTCTATGAAGAACACATCTG GGTATGTTCCCAGCTACCTGGAGAAAGATGAGCCATGTGTGGTGTGTGGGGACAAGGCCACCGGCTACCATTACCGCTGCATCACATGTGAGGGCTGCAAG GGTTTCTTCAGGAGGACAATACAGAAGAATCTTCACCCTTCCTATTCTTGTAAATATGACAGCTGCTGCATCATTGATAAAATCACCCGCAACCAGTGCCAGCTGTGCCGCTTCAAGAAGTGCATCTCGGTGGGCATGGCCATTGACT TGGTGCTGGATGATTCAAAGCGTGTGGCCAAGAGGCGTCTGATCGAGGAAAACCGGGAACGGAGGAAGAAAGAGGAGATTGTGAAAACGCTGCACAACCGACCTGAGCCCACAGCCACAGAGTGGGAGCTCATTCGTATGGTGACGGAGGCTCATTGCCACACCAACGCCCAGGGCCCTCACTGGAAACAGAAACGCAAGTTCCTA CCAGAAGACATTGGGCAGTCTCCAGCACCCACACCAGACAACGACAAAGTCGACCTGGAGGCCTTCAGTGAGTTCACCAAGATCATCACCCCAGCCATCACACGAGTTGTGGACTTTGCCAAAAAACTGCCCATGTTTTCTGAG CTGCCCTGTGAAGACCAGATTATCCTGTTGAAAGGCTGCTGTATGGAGATCATGTCCTTGCGTGCAGCCGTGCGGTATGACCCAGAGAGCGAGACGTTGACCTTGAGCGGAGAAATGGCTGTCAGTCGAGAGCAGCTGAAGAATGGAGGGTTAGGAGTGGTGTCTGATGCCATCTTTGATTTGGGCAAGAGTCTGTCACAGTTCAACCTGGATGACTCAGAAGTGGCGCTGCTGCAGGCTGTACTGCTCATGAGCTCAG ATCGCTGTGGACTCACATGCGTGGAAAAGATCGAGAAGTGTCAGGAGATGTACCTTTTAGCATTCGAGCATTACATCAACCATCGCAAGCACAACGTCTCTCACTTCTGGCCCAAGCTGCTGATGAAGGTGACGAACCTGCGCATGATCGGCGCCTGTCACGCCAGCCGCTTCCTGCACATGAAAGTGGAGTGTCCCACAGAACTCTTCCCTCCGCTCTTCCTAGAGGTCTTCGAGGATCAGGAGGTGTGA
- the thraa gene encoding thyroid hormone receptor alpha-A isoform X1 yields MEHKEQELNLPEGDETRWPNGVKRKRKNSQCSMKNTSVNSISVLGYVPSYLEKDEPCVVCGDKATGYHYRCITCEGCKGFFRRTIQKNLHPSYSCKYDSCCIIDKITRNQCQLCRFKKCISVGMAIDLVLDDSKRVAKRRLIEENRERRKKEEIVKTLHNRPEPTATEWELIRMVTEAHCHTNAQGPHWKQKRKFLPEDIGQSPAPTPDNDKVDLEAFSEFTKIITPAITRVVDFAKKLPMFSELPCEDQIILLKGCCMEIMSLRAAVRYDPESETLTLSGEMAVSREQLKNGGLGVVSDAIFDLGKSLSQFNLDDSEVALLQAVLLMSSDRCGLTCVEKIEKCQEMYLLAFEHYINHRKHNVSHFWPKLLMKVTNLRMIGACHASRFLHMKVECPTELFPPLFLEVFEDQEV; encoded by the exons GTGGCCGAATGGagtgaaaagaaaaagaaagaatagTCAATGCTCTATGAAGAACACATCTG TGAATAGCATCTCTGTTCTAGGGTATGTTCCCAGCTACCTGGAGAAAGATGAGCCATGTGTGGTGTGTGGGGACAAGGCCACCGGCTACCATTACCGCTGCATCACATGTGAGGGCTGCAAG GGTTTCTTCAGGAGGACAATACAGAAGAATCTTCACCCTTCCTATTCTTGTAAATATGACAGCTGCTGCATCATTGATAAAATCACCCGCAACCAGTGCCAGCTGTGCCGCTTCAAGAAGTGCATCTCGGTGGGCATGGCCATTGACT TGGTGCTGGATGATTCAAAGCGTGTGGCCAAGAGGCGTCTGATCGAGGAAAACCGGGAACGGAGGAAGAAAGAGGAGATTGTGAAAACGCTGCACAACCGACCTGAGCCCACAGCCACAGAGTGGGAGCTCATTCGTATGGTGACGGAGGCTCATTGCCACACCAACGCCCAGGGCCCTCACTGGAAACAGAAACGCAAGTTCCTA CCAGAAGACATTGGGCAGTCTCCAGCACCCACACCAGACAACGACAAAGTCGACCTGGAGGCCTTCAGTGAGTTCACCAAGATCATCACCCCAGCCATCACACGAGTTGTGGACTTTGCCAAAAAACTGCCCATGTTTTCTGAG CTGCCCTGTGAAGACCAGATTATCCTGTTGAAAGGCTGCTGTATGGAGATCATGTCCTTGCGTGCAGCCGTGCGGTATGACCCAGAGAGCGAGACGTTGACCTTGAGCGGAGAAATGGCTGTCAGTCGAGAGCAGCTGAAGAATGGAGGGTTAGGAGTGGTGTCTGATGCCATCTTTGATTTGGGCAAGAGTCTGTCACAGTTCAACCTGGATGACTCAGAAGTGGCGCTGCTGCAGGCTGTACTGCTCATGAGCTCAG ATCGCTGTGGACTCACATGCGTGGAAAAGATCGAGAAGTGTCAGGAGATGTACCTTTTAGCATTCGAGCATTACATCAACCATCGCAAGCACAACGTCTCTCACTTCTGGCCCAAGCTGCTGATGAAGGTGACGAACCTGCGCATGATCGGCGCCTGTCACGCCAGCCGCTTCCTGCACATGAAAGTGGAGTGTCCCACAGAACTCTTCCCTCCGCTCTTCCTAGAGGTCTTCGAGGATCAGGAGGTGTGA
- the thraa gene encoding thyroid hormone receptor alpha-A isoform X4 — protein sequence MHILQPYYVNRWPNGVKRKRKNSQCSMKNTSGYVPSYLEKDEPCVVCGDKATGYHYRCITCEGCKGFFRRTIQKNLHPSYSCKYDSCCIIDKITRNQCQLCRFKKCISVGMAIDLVLDDSKRVAKRRLIEENRERRKKEEIVKTLHNRPEPTATEWELIRMVTEAHCHTNAQGPHWKQKRKFLPEDIGQSPAPTPDNDKVDLEAFSEFTKIITPAITRVVDFAKKLPMFSELPCEDQIILLKGCCMEIMSLRAAVRYDPESETLTLSGEMAVSREQLKNGGLGVVSDAIFDLGKSLSQFNLDDSEVALLQAVLLMSSDRCGLTCVEKIEKCQEMYLLAFEHYINHRKHNVSHFWPKLLMKVTNLRMIGACHASRFLHMKVECPTELFPPLFLEVFEDQEV from the exons ATGCACATTTTACAGCCCTATTATGTCAACAG GTGGCCGAATGGagtgaaaagaaaaagaaagaatagTCAATGCTCTATGAAGAACACATCTG GGTATGTTCCCAGCTACCTGGAGAAAGATGAGCCATGTGTGGTGTGTGGGGACAAGGCCACCGGCTACCATTACCGCTGCATCACATGTGAGGGCTGCAAG GGTTTCTTCAGGAGGACAATACAGAAGAATCTTCACCCTTCCTATTCTTGTAAATATGACAGCTGCTGCATCATTGATAAAATCACCCGCAACCAGTGCCAGCTGTGCCGCTTCAAGAAGTGCATCTCGGTGGGCATGGCCATTGACT TGGTGCTGGATGATTCAAAGCGTGTGGCCAAGAGGCGTCTGATCGAGGAAAACCGGGAACGGAGGAAGAAAGAGGAGATTGTGAAAACGCTGCACAACCGACCTGAGCCCACAGCCACAGAGTGGGAGCTCATTCGTATGGTGACGGAGGCTCATTGCCACACCAACGCCCAGGGCCCTCACTGGAAACAGAAACGCAAGTTCCTA CCAGAAGACATTGGGCAGTCTCCAGCACCCACACCAGACAACGACAAAGTCGACCTGGAGGCCTTCAGTGAGTTCACCAAGATCATCACCCCAGCCATCACACGAGTTGTGGACTTTGCCAAAAAACTGCCCATGTTTTCTGAG CTGCCCTGTGAAGACCAGATTATCCTGTTGAAAGGCTGCTGTATGGAGATCATGTCCTTGCGTGCAGCCGTGCGGTATGACCCAGAGAGCGAGACGTTGACCTTGAGCGGAGAAATGGCTGTCAGTCGAGAGCAGCTGAAGAATGGAGGGTTAGGAGTGGTGTCTGATGCCATCTTTGATTTGGGCAAGAGTCTGTCACAGTTCAACCTGGATGACTCAGAAGTGGCGCTGCTGCAGGCTGTACTGCTCATGAGCTCAG ATCGCTGTGGACTCACATGCGTGGAAAAGATCGAGAAGTGTCAGGAGATGTACCTTTTAGCATTCGAGCATTACATCAACCATCGCAAGCACAACGTCTCTCACTTCTGGCCCAAGCTGCTGATGAAGGTGACGAACCTGCGCATGATCGGCGCCTGTCACGCCAGCCGCTTCCTGCACATGAAAGTGGAGTGTCCCACAGAACTCTTCCCTCCGCTCTTCCTAGAGGTCTTCGAGGATCAGGAGGTGTGA
- the thraa gene encoding thyroid hormone receptor alpha-A isoform X2 — MHILQPYYVNRWPNGVKRKRKNSQCSMKNTSVNSISVLGYVPSYLEKDEPCVVCGDKATGYHYRCITCEGCKGFFRRTIQKNLHPSYSCKYDSCCIIDKITRNQCQLCRFKKCISVGMAIDLVLDDSKRVAKRRLIEENRERRKKEEIVKTLHNRPEPTATEWELIRMVTEAHCHTNAQGPHWKQKRKFLPEDIGQSPAPTPDNDKVDLEAFSEFTKIITPAITRVVDFAKKLPMFSELPCEDQIILLKGCCMEIMSLRAAVRYDPESETLTLSGEMAVSREQLKNGGLGVVSDAIFDLGKSLSQFNLDDSEVALLQAVLLMSSDRCGLTCVEKIEKCQEMYLLAFEHYINHRKHNVSHFWPKLLMKVTNLRMIGACHASRFLHMKVECPTELFPPLFLEVFEDQEV; from the exons ATGCACATTTTACAGCCCTATTATGTCAACAG GTGGCCGAATGGagtgaaaagaaaaagaaagaatagTCAATGCTCTATGAAGAACACATCTG TGAATAGCATCTCTGTTCTAGGGTATGTTCCCAGCTACCTGGAGAAAGATGAGCCATGTGTGGTGTGTGGGGACAAGGCCACCGGCTACCATTACCGCTGCATCACATGTGAGGGCTGCAAG GGTTTCTTCAGGAGGACAATACAGAAGAATCTTCACCCTTCCTATTCTTGTAAATATGACAGCTGCTGCATCATTGATAAAATCACCCGCAACCAGTGCCAGCTGTGCCGCTTCAAGAAGTGCATCTCGGTGGGCATGGCCATTGACT TGGTGCTGGATGATTCAAAGCGTGTGGCCAAGAGGCGTCTGATCGAGGAAAACCGGGAACGGAGGAAGAAAGAGGAGATTGTGAAAACGCTGCACAACCGACCTGAGCCCACAGCCACAGAGTGGGAGCTCATTCGTATGGTGACGGAGGCTCATTGCCACACCAACGCCCAGGGCCCTCACTGGAAACAGAAACGCAAGTTCCTA CCAGAAGACATTGGGCAGTCTCCAGCACCCACACCAGACAACGACAAAGTCGACCTGGAGGCCTTCAGTGAGTTCACCAAGATCATCACCCCAGCCATCACACGAGTTGTGGACTTTGCCAAAAAACTGCCCATGTTTTCTGAG CTGCCCTGTGAAGACCAGATTATCCTGTTGAAAGGCTGCTGTATGGAGATCATGTCCTTGCGTGCAGCCGTGCGGTATGACCCAGAGAGCGAGACGTTGACCTTGAGCGGAGAAATGGCTGTCAGTCGAGAGCAGCTGAAGAATGGAGGGTTAGGAGTGGTGTCTGATGCCATCTTTGATTTGGGCAAGAGTCTGTCACAGTTCAACCTGGATGACTCAGAAGTGGCGCTGCTGCAGGCTGTACTGCTCATGAGCTCAG ATCGCTGTGGACTCACATGCGTGGAAAAGATCGAGAAGTGTCAGGAGATGTACCTTTTAGCATTCGAGCATTACATCAACCATCGCAAGCACAACGTCTCTCACTTCTGGCCCAAGCTGCTGATGAAGGTGACGAACCTGCGCATGATCGGCGCCTGTCACGCCAGCCGCTTCCTGCACATGAAAGTGGAGTGTCCCACAGAACTCTTCCCTCCGCTCTTCCTAGAGGTCTTCGAGGATCAGGAGGTGTGA